A stretch of DNA from Lotus japonicus ecotype B-129 chromosome 4, LjGifu_v1.2:
CTTCATCAACCCCTTGATGCAACAGGCAGAGGGCTTTGAAATCCTTCTTCTTGCTTTCCTTGTGCTGCGTTCTTGCAGCTTCTGTGGCTTCTTCAGCCAGTTCCGGTAGCCCTTGTTCCACGATTTCAAGCACTTCTTGAAACCCCATCACAGCTTTCATCCTTACGCTCCACTTGTTTCAGTTCTTGCCATCAAGAATTGGAATAGCCGCCGTGAATCCTGAGTTCGACGTCGTCATCGACATCGCAATTGCAAGCGGAAGAAACAGGACCAATCGAACTACGGCGGCGACGATGGCCGTGTGCTATCGCCGGAGAAGATGACGGTGATCGGAACCCTCACGGCCCAAAGATCAAACGTGCTCTGGATACCAGATGTTGGAAGAAACTAACAGAAAACAAAGAAACTGAATAACAGAAATTGAGAGAGAGATGATTGGGGGAAAAGTGATTTTCTATTCAACTCAATTGATTACACCTAGTGGGGACATAATAAAGGCTTTATACTACTTGAGTCAAGCCTTTATTATCACAGTATTTAATACCCACTAATTTCTATTACACATATAATGCACAGTAACAACTACTATATTATAACCCATTACATTTTGTATTAATTCTCAACAATCATGGGTTTTTTCCATTGTTCATTGCTGGGCTAGCTTCTTACTGAAGGATTTTCAGTCACGGGTAACTTTTTTTGTGATGGGTTTCTAATTGCTGTTGTATCTCACTTCTTCATTAGCAATGCTAAATCATAAGAGGAAAATTTAATGGATAATGGTTTAGGCGTATTGATTAAAATGTAACATTGTGCAGTTCTGTGGTCCTTTTAAAGTGTATATCGTGCTTTACATTTTAAGTTCAGCATGGACTTAACTTCAGATGTCACTTGTTCTGCATTAAAAAATTAATCCATGGACCGGACTCAGTTCATTTTTTGCCATATTTACTTGAAGTTATAGTTATATAAATGTGCCAATGGATTTGATTGAGAATGCCTTTCTGGCTTTTCTTTTCTGCTGTTGTCCTTGAATGGGGTTTAGATTATCTAAGAGCATTTGAAACTTGATCGAAAGTTGGCACATCTTTCTTCTACCATTTTTCTGCTCACCCTTTCCTCTCTAGTTTTACTTAATTTAGAAGTGAAGATTTAGTTAAAATGTAGTTTGTATGTACCCTGCACAACATGGAAACTTGCAGTTACCTTAAACATGAATGAGATTGCAGATAATGATAAACTTAGCTTTTCAAAGCAGCTGATTCATGTCATTTTAATATGCTACGAAGCATATTTAGTTTAGGTTACATACCTTTAAAATGTTTGTGGCTTAACCATTAAAACATTGgtgggaggggggggggggggggttgataCTTGGTAGCTGCCAATTCATGTAATAAAATAACAGTTTTTGTCCAAATGTGATTTGGGAAATTTCTCATTGAAAACTAAGCATGCTTGGACATTGTTAAAAAACATATGAAGTTGtagatatgaagagaaaaaaactATTCCAGCTCCAATTATTGACTTTCATATGTGCTTCATTCCAACGGGAACCAACCTtgcaattaaaattttaatattgcCACAAGTACCAATATAGTATACAATGATGCATCAATACCTTTTAGTTTATAGAAATATCCCAGTAAGTCTGGATCTGACAGATGCATCAGTTTCAAACTCCTAAATATCTCACCCATGCCATGGAGTTCAAGTTTCCTTCATGGATTATTTGTAGGTGCCTTCTGTGGTGCCTCCTCCCAGGCGCAGGTATGGTGCCTCTGCCTATTTGGACCAGTAAGAATGTGGCATGTATTAAATGAGttgacttttctttttttctgaaatgaattaaaataataggaaatgattttcagaaaatatggttttataaaaataaaatatttattaatttgctAACAGGTCCCTCAGTTAATTAGTTACCACAGTAAATGTAATACCCTCATTTGAATTGATGTGACTATTGATGTTCCCTCTGTTTTGATAACTGATACACTtcaatattttcatcatttctCAACACCATCTTCATCCTTCCCAAAGCAGAACATTCCAGAGAAAGAGAAGTGTGAGAGACTGAGTGGCGGAGACGACGAGAGTGATCGACGGTGGAACGGCGGTGGAACGGCGGTGGAACGCGACGACGAGGACCGACGGTGGAACGCGACGACGTGAGAGAAGAAGGCGCCAGCGACCTACGGTatgttcttcatcttttcttttcgtAGTTTTGATCTTCAAGTATTCTCTTCTGGGGTTTGGATCTTAATGAAAGAATGGTTTTTTTCTCAGGGTTTGTGTTCTGATATCGTTCTCATATCTTTGTCTGAGTTAAAGTTTTGATGTTTTGATGTTTACGGTTATTTTTCATAACTTGTAATTACAATTATTCCGAATAGGCTGTAGATTTGAAAACCAACCTTGTATATCACATGCATGTCATTCCCCTTTCTTTGTCTGCATTAAAGGTttgatttttatgttatttatgGTTTGTAGATTTGTTATGGAACCTTGTTTATCACATGAGTGTTCTTTTTTTGGTGGGATTGAACCATATTTTTATGTTGATATTGAATTTTAAACGTCTGGGTTCACATTCTTAATCTGTGCTTTGAACtgattatttgtgtttttgaaGAGATGAGTCAAACAAGTGCTTATGGCCCTTACACACCTGGTTTCAATACTGTGATAAAGTTAAACCTGGTAATTTTTAGCTCCTTCCATTTGTGTTGGTATAGTTATATGGTTTAAACATCAattttaataagttttattggAAAAACATTAGGATGACGTGGAAGTTCCAGTAGAGTTTATTGCACAATACAAATCTATGCTGGGAAATCATGTTGTGGTTAGGGATCCTGTAGGGGGGAGTTCACCTTTCAGTTGGTTGTGGGTAATAATGGAGGTTTGCTCATTGATGCTGTGGTCAAGTTTGTAAAAATGTATGATTTGAAAAGAAATCATTGGGCAGATTTCTCCTATTGTGGAAAGAACAAGTTTTCTATCAGGATATTTGATAGACTGATGAATCAAATAAGCTATGGTGCTGGCCCTTCTGTAAGGCAACCTGATGTTGGGAGTTCAGGTAAGAATGGTGAAGAGGTGGTTGTGTCTGATGTTGGTGATAAGGATGAAGTTGGTGGGGAAGTTCCAGTGGATGATGTCGGTGGTAAGGTTGAAGTTGGTGGGGAAGTTTCAGTTCCAGTGGCTGATGTTGGTGATAAGGATGAAGATGGTGTGGAAGTTCCAGTTCCAGTGGCTGATGTTGGTGGGGAGATACCATTAGCTGATGTTGGTGGGCAGTTTATGGATGTGGATAACATTGAAGAGAATGATGTAATTATGATATCAAGTGATGATGAGGAGGATGATGGAATTGTGCAATTAagtgatgaggaggaggatgatggaATTATGCAATTGAGTGATGGAGAGGAGGATGATGGTGTGGAGAGGGTTATTCATAATTTTGATAAGGTCATTAGCAGCTCTGATTCTGGTGGAGGCCAGACAATGGTAAGTACTTGTTTTTAAATTGtagtgctacttgtttttaaaaTTTCGTTTGCTGTATGTGATATCTAAtacaatgtttatttttttattttcaggcATTGCCTAAGTTGTATGTGGTGAATCATATTAGGGCAAACTGGGAGAATATCGTTCTACAAACCCCTAGGGGTAGAACTTATAGTTGTCTTCTGAAAAGAAGGAATCCAAGGAAGATTGATACTCCAATCCACATTGCAAAGGATTGGTATCAATATGTGAAGGATCATGAGTTGAAGTATAGGGATGTTGTGCACTTTAGGCCAGTTAGCACTCACAACAATTTGGTTAATGTTACCATTACCCGTGGGCAGCCGTAGTGAGTTTGATGTTTTGTTGATTTCCTATTAATGTTTTCAGTTTGGACCTTGTATGTTTTGCCTTTGTTTTGTGCAACTTTTGGACTGGCTTGATGCCCCTGGCTTGTTAGACCTTTTTGGATATGTTTTGTGCAACTTGGTGTTTTATGGATATTAGTTAATCAATGACTTTATATGTTATTAAGGTTTCAATTATTTACTTATTAGTATATTTCTGTAGTGTATAATATATGGCATCTCAATCATTCTCTTCGACACAAAGAAGAAATGGGATTGCTGATGGAAGGCTCTGTACTTGCGGCCTTACCCCAGCCCTAAAGACTTCATGGTCCAGTAGTAATTATGGACGAAGATATTTTCAATGTCCTTTGAAGGTAAACAGGGAGTTTTTGTTATGTATTCAGTTGACAACAAGGAATATATAACTTATGAACTTAAATATACGCAGGCTTGTGGGTATTATGATTGGCTTGATCCCCCTGTGCATGGGCAAGTTGTTGAAGCCCCCATGACTGCTGCTGTGACTCCTGGTCAAGTTGTTCAAGCCCCCATGACTGCTGCTGTGACTCCTGGTCAAGTTGATGATTGCTTTGAAGGATTAAAGAGGGCAGAAGCTTTGATCTCTGACTACAAGAGAAGGGAACAAATGTAtttcattgttgttgttgtctctTTGGTAGTTGCTGTGCTACTTATTTTGTTTAAGTGATTTACACAAgctttggatatgtaaaactGTTTTTGAGAAGTGGTCACATGTATGTGTACTCTTTTTGAATTATTAACTCTTTTATGAGATGTGCTCACATGAGTCCTCTTTTTAAACTTatctaaatttacattttttagtCTACATAATAATTTAATGAAGCTGTGTAAGTAGATGATGAGAAACCTCCCAAGATGACTATGATAAAACTATGTAAGTAGATGATGAGAAACCTCCAAAAATGACTATAATAAAACTATGACAAAAGAGCATACAAAAGAACCAAGAACATTTGCTATATTAAGTGAAAACTGGTCCAAATAAAATAGTGAGTAAGTAGTGCTCTTGTCAAACTTGACTATGATTTACTATGTCAAAAGATGTTACTATCGCTATGAAACATGTTTTCAACTGTTTTTAAGTGAAAATGGGTCCAAATAAGGTTGCTCTTGTCTAAGTTAGGTTGATCTTTCTATTGCTATGAATCATGTTTCTATTTTCAATAGAAAATGGTCCAAATATATAACTAAGTTGCGCTCTTGTGTTCTTGTTTAAGCTATAGCTATTATTGCATTTGATGAAAACATGATCTAATAAACATGATATAAGACAACCAACgcataaaaatttataaaagggTTTTTGGCAACTAGTGCCTTAACAAGCAAAATTTGGCAACTAGTGCCTTAACAAGCAAAATTTGGCAACTAGTGCCTTAACCTGATGAACAAAATTTGGCAACTACAAGTGCCCTGAAAAAGGATTCAATGCGTCCACGCTTGCGCATACACAAAGATAAAGCACGGAATAAAAAACATAGATTGTGTCTAACAATAACCAAGATTACAAAATCAGCAAGTCTTTGGCACCCCTTTCTTCTTGTTTCCAGCTTCTGATATCCTGTTGTAGTACACCAATGATTTTGATAGCATAACTCCTTGAAGCAAATTATGTGAATGGAGAACAAGGTCCACAGCAAGTTTCAATCTTGTGAAGTTATCAACCTCTATCTTGTATCCATTTATCCCCATCTGGTTCATCCAAGTTGCAACAAAAACTCCACAGTCGTTTCTGCATGACAGAAAACAATTTTCAATCAGTAAGTTACATGGTTTCAAAAGTATAAAAGAATTAAATTGTTATATGTAACTTACGAATCTTTCTTTTGAACCATAAGCCCTTCTGGGATAACCATTTTGAATTCAGACACAATAGGCTTAGGGCTATCATCGATGAGATAAAATGACTGGTCTTGCAGAAGTTCTTCCAAATAAATACACTACGAGCAACAAGTTTTCTCTtagtaacaaaattaataacaCAAATCATGTAATCAAAAAAGTAAATTCATTATAAGGTTATACCAGTAGTTTGGTACGCCTAATTCTGGCAAGCATCCTGCCTTCTTCCGGATAGCTGTCGAGATACACTACTTGCTCATTCTTAAAGTCCAGGACTATAAGGTACCAGTGCTTATTGTCGTCGTTAACAGGAATAAATATCTGGCAGAAAGCAACCATGTAGATAAAGCTCAAACAAGCTACATTTTGAATGAAATGATATGTTACACAATTATTGAGTTACCTTTTCAAGAAGGTCTACTTTCCCCATGAAATTTGCCTTAATTAAAATCTTCATAGAATTAGGGTTTGTAGTCCATGACAAAATAGCTTGCTACAGtggaaaagaacaacttcagtGAACTTTATATTTCATTTCTATTAAACAGAACTTGCCATTAAGAATGAGCAGATGATATTACcgaaacatttgttgggaaaaaCCATATGGGTGGATTTTGATTAAAAGACCTCTCCTTCTTGGTCAACAAGCAAGCGAGCAAGTTAAGCAAATCCGTCACCAACTCTCCTTTTGGTTTCAGGCACTGCAGCACACCACGGGTTCCATCCGAGAAAGGGATTTCAGGCTTCACCAAGGCCTCTTTCCTGCCATGAACATAACATGCATATTAAATTAGCTCTTCTACTGAgtatcaaaaaataatttaactaCGTAAATAAAAACTCAGACATTTTACCAAGCCATGTCATCTTTATTGGCATTCTTAAAGATATAAGATGCCACAGCCGTCTCAGCATAAGATAGTTGGAATGTGTTCTCATTCTTGAATATCTTGTTCAGGAACTACAAGATACACATGTATGACAGTCAATTTAACAAGTAAAGTTCTTAATTAATGggtcaaaattttaaaacttaccGGTGGAACATAATGAGGGGTAACTATTTTCAGGTTTTTGGGGGATTGAAAGTCAGCATTGGTAATTTGGTTTCCTGGATTTGTGTCCTGTGACGTAACAGGTGGGCTGAAAAGCTTCCTAACAAGTGAACTGTGATTTTCTGTAGATGTTGGTGCGATCTCAACGGTTTCAGTTTGGATTTCAGTATTTGGTGTTGGTAGGTCAGCAATAGGTGTTGGGAGTTCAACCGTTGGTGCAACAAACttttgcatgattttctctatCGCTTCAGGTATTGGTTCAACTGATGAAGATGGATCTAACTGTGTTCCTTCTGTGGGAAGAATCTGGACACATTTGGACTTTATCATTGTCTGTGTCAACCACCCAATACTAGCCATAATAGCTTCCATGTTTGCCTCCAACGTATTAAATTTCTCTTCATTAACCACTCCCTGCattgtaaaatataaaaaaaaaaaatttaaaccttGGCTATAGGTTTCACAGCTATAATTTAAGCAGGGATTCAAGGTTTCCTAATTTGAAGCCATTATATGAAGTTTAATTTGGCATACTACTATGGTAAGCAAGGGAATAAGATACGGAAAATTCAACTGAAGCAATTTAAGCTATTTAAGTGAAAAGTAATtcattttacttcaaaacatacCTTTTTTTTCTTGTCATCTTCTTGTTGATCACCATAATATGGAAGATTCATGTTCAGCTGCAGCCCAGAATCTTGATTACTGCAAATAAGATATGAATGTCAAAAACCTACGAAACCTAATACATAAACACGACAGAACAGAAACAGAGTTTTAGATGAGTAACACTGATTACCTCGAAGATATGAGTACCAAAGAAGGGTTAGCGTTCTGATTTGGGACGGTGAAATCCAAGTCCGGCGAATTGACGGAGATGCAATCCACTTCTCGACGATTTCGCTTCCGGTGGCTTCGTCGAACAACTGGGGCTCCTTTCGTTTTCATGGTAGACATCAATCAGATGATTTTGGACCGTAAATCTTCCACTCCTTGTTAGACTCTGAATCCCATTCATAATTGAAGCAATTTTATAGTACTAGGGGGAATTGAttgaaaccctaaacccctTCACGAGTTTTGAGGCTGGAAGATCAAACAACAAAGCTGCAATCAATTTTCCTCATTACTCCCCCTCTCATAACCCTATCAAGCATGCGGCCTCTCCATATTCCAATTTTGGAGCCACCGAAAGTGCTTAACTTCACCATCTCCTCACCTTCCATTTTCGAAGCTTTATGGCACCATGGTTAGGAAgttaaatgttttttaattttttatatttaacttattttagaaataatatttataaataggtataaaaattatttattaacattatttattaataaatactatataaataatatttaatggtacaagctttgagtttgacctaatatggagagcggcggagcaacaagagtctcggcagagcttaagaaggataaaggcctaatatgaagcttcggtcttacttaagctttaagtttgacataatatggagagcggcggagcaacaagagtctcggcagagcttaagaaggataaaggcctaatatgaagcttcggtcttacttaagctttaagtttggcataatatggagagcggcggagcaacaagagtctcggcagagcttaagaaggataaaggcctaatatgaagcttcggtcttacttaagctttaagtttgacctaatatggagagcggcagagcaacaagagtctcggcagagcttaagaaggataaaggcctaatatgaagcttcggtcttacttaagctttaagtttgacctaatatggagagcggcggagcaacaagagtctcggcagagcttaagaaggataaaggcctaatatgaagcttcggtcttacttaagctttaagtttggcataatatggagagcggcggagcaacaagagtctcggcagagcttaagaaggataaaggcctaatatgaagcttcggtcttacttaagctttaagtttgacctaatatggagagcggcggagcaacaagagtctaAGTTTATTAATATGAAGCTTCGCACGACCTTAAGTTTAAGTTTATTAATCTTAACTCAATTAAATACTCGCATTAACTCAATTAAATATTTATGTTTACAGTTTCATTTCAATAGTTACTTGTAGCTTAGTGGTTAGTAGCATCCTATATTTCCCACATGTCCTAGGTTCGAATACTCCTATAatcagtttttaattatttttttatttgcttatccgtattaaatatattatttaactgTTTGTTAGTAATAATGAGTGGTATCCCAGTGGTAAATATCCTCCTGTTGGTTCTACATGTCTCTGGTTCAAATCTcatgttcttcttttttttacCCATTTTGTACAGATTATAACATTGGTCTCTTTTTATACAAGTACTGGATTGCATAAATATGGCACAAAGATGGTACCTGAAATATTCTAAACTAAGCATTTGGATGAAAGAACTCAAAAACTATGAATTAATAATTCAGCAATAAAATTCATTGGTCCAACATTCAATCATAATAACTTCAAGACTTCATAAACAAAAAATACTTCAAAATCAGCGAGGACTTCAATAACATAGCCATATTAGTTCCCAGCAAAaattacatgaaaaaaaaaaggtccaTTAATGGTTTAAGCAACACAATGCAATAGCAATTCCAAGCAAAATTCAGAGCCACATCCAATATTCAGTCTTCTACTGAGTGCCATAAGGCGATTGCTGGTATGAAGCAAAAGGATGGAAAGATTGTAAAATCTGGCTCGCAGGGAATTGGGGAAACAAATTGAACCCACTTGGGAAACTCATTGGAGGGGCTTCAATATCAGCTTGAGGTTGCTCAATAGTTGGTGACACCATAGCTTGGGAACTTCCAGTGTTGCGTTTAACATCCTTTTGGGTTCTTCTATCTCCCACCTAAAATTCACAGCCAAATATAAACCATAAACAACAATTTTACAACAGAACATGCCACTCAAATTTATACAACATAGTAAATATGACATATAACATGCCTTTCTTTTGGCTTTGACTGTACTCATTGAACTGGGCCCTCCATTATCTCCTCCTAATGATGGCACGGGCTGTatacaatttaaaatattaatgtcATACACATGGTAATTGGCTGCAAAATAATCCAATAGAAAAATTATACAAACAACTTACAGTATCAGCAGTGTTATCACCATCAATTTCAACagatgaatcttcatcttcttcagcatCTGCAAAACTTTCTCCAACTTCATTACCCTCAAATAATGTAGGACATGTCTTGATTGTGTGGCCACCCTTTCTGCAATTAGAGCATAGCCTTTTCGTCTTCTTATACTTCTTCTTCCGTGGAGCGCCCTTTGTTTTGACAACAGCTGGGTCACCAATGACAAATAAATTGGTTGCGGCAGAATTGGGATGGCGACGTTTCTGAAATTTCATGACAAGCTTGTATATGTCCTCGATAACATTTGAGAAATCAGAAGAGTCATCAGCACCATATTCACTCAGAAAGTTGCATGCAGCAAAAATTGCACCTCTACGCAGCATTTTCATTCTATCAGTATCAACCTCCATAGCAGGGATAGATTGTAATGAATCAGCCTTTGCAGTCTTCAGCCACCTTTTAGAAACAAGACTAGCAGGGACTTCATTCATGTTCTCAGTTCTCATTGCACATATAATGTGAGAACAAGGTATGCCAACATATTCAGAAAACCCACAATCACAATTAAACATGTTCTGATTCTTGTCATAAATGACCAAGAACTGAGTGTTTGGATGACGACAAATGCTAAACTTTATCATCACTGTGGTACCAATCTCTGATCGTTCAACAAGATTAAGGTTAAGTGCTCGTTGAATCATATGTCTCACTTCCCTAAACATATTCAATGTCAACAACTTTGCTGCCCCTTGTTCAATGTgactcaaagcagtaatcaaGACAGGCTCACCATAACTTGACTTGAAATCAGAGGCTAACTCATTATGCCTATACTCCTCCACAACTCTCTCAAAGTTATAAATGAAATCAAGGATGCTATTTTTGCACTGCACATACCTCTTAATAAATGAGTTAATGCCTTCACATAGAGAGGTAGTCCTGATACCGGCAAAAAATTTCTCTCGCATAAACGCAGTTGCCCACATCTGCCTAGTTTCATACGTCTGTTTAATCCATTTCTCCTCACCAATACCATACTTTTCAATCACTTGCAGCCATTTAGTTTCAAAACGTTCTGGAGTGAAATTCCCATAAATCAAAGTCTTAAATTCATTCAAGAAATCTGGAATCTTAATTTTCTCAAGACAGTTTTGCTGAATATGCCATCCACAAAGCCTATGAGTAGCATTAGGAAACACAACCTTCACTGCTTCACGCATAGATTTGTCTCCATCAGTCACAACAGCTTTGGGTTGCTTTCCAAACATAGCTTCATCCAAGGCTTTCAGGACCCATTTGTAAGTCTCAATGGTCTCATCACAAACCATGGCACATGCAAAAATTGTAGTCTCCTTGTGATGATTGTAGCCAGAAAAGATAACAACCGGTTTGTTGTACTTGTTCTTCTTGTAGGTGCTGTCAAAAACAATGACATCTCCAAACGCTTGGTAATCAAGGCGACTTGTTCCATCGCACCAAAACAAGTTTTCAAGATTTTCTTCACCTGATCTtgtgaatttgaaaaaaaacatgGGATCCTTCTCCCCCTTACGCTGCAAATAACTCAATGCACTGGCTGCATCTCCAGCACCTAAACTTATCCTTTTCTTCTTATCAACATGATTatataagtcctttttcagaaAACCCACCGATTCATGCCCACCTTTCTGACCCATCAAAAGCCCCATTATGTTGCAACTTCTCACCCCATACAGCTTTAGACTGTCTACTTGAGCCTTGTCACCATCAGTCAATCCCCTGAATGAGGGCATCAAATGAACGTGGGATGCAGGTGTCAACCCATGATTGTGTTCTGGTTCAAATAGCACAACCTTCCACTTGCTTGAGTCTGCATGAAAACGGACACGGAACTTTGCTGGGCAAGCCACTCTGGTAATAGGCTTTGCTTCTTTGACTCGGCTAACtgtcacgacccaaaatcctaagccatgaccggcgcacagactaTGACGTTAGCCTGGCAAGCCTATTTAACCAAAACCACTCCCCGAAACAATTTTCTAAAATTGTACATATTTcctataatttatataaaacgAAAGGAATTTTTCTTGTAATATCAATAtctccaaaataataaaatctaTCAATTCAGAGTTATCATATAACTAGAATTCCAAGAATACATAAACTTCAAATCCAGTACTAAAGTGCTAATTCTTAAATTAAAACGAATAATAATAAATCAAACTGAATTCCCACAAAGACTCCCCCTATAGCTGCAGAATAATAAAGACCAACAACAGGCAAAACCATGACAACCTTCCAAATGAGGCCTATAAACGAAATAAGCCGAACGACCTGATCTGACAACAGTCTGCTACTCAGTTTCCTGAAAATCTGTGGATGGAAATAAggaatggggtaagtcacaaagacttagtgaggatttaacaaccaccatgaacaggaaaGGGGAAACATATGAAGCACGAGTTTTTCACTATCAATTCAGAgcgtataatatatataatagtaaTCAAATTAATAAGAATCATTTCAAATAAGAGATGATCAAACTATCAGGTTTATAAATAACAATTTCAatgaaactgaataaaaatcAGGTCAATCATATGAAACcatttcaaaatcagaaatataatttaatagggtcacacatgtagaaccgtgaggcggctccatctcgttgatagccctctcctcctaagggatggcctctccgataggggcggctccatctaacggatagccctttcctctctCATATCACATGTCACATCGTATCatatcatcgggggaagctacatctcgttgatagccttCTCCGTGCACTGgtggctccatctaacggatagccctctcctcccggaatcaatctagctaggtgcacctaggtcgttacctccgttaacggctacggggttctatcaaggatcccccAAAACCATTTTCTCAAACCAACACAAGTCTCATCAACAATCTCAAAATCCACTTTCCAATACTCATCAATGCTATTCAAATAGCATTCTTAATTTCACATTACTCCAAAATCAAATCAATGTAAATTCTCAGTTCATATAA
This window harbors:
- the LOC130716184 gene encoding uncharacterized protein LOC130716184 produces the protein MYDLKRNHWADFSYCGKNKFSIRIFDRLMNQISYGAGPSVRQPDVGSSGKNGEEVVVSDVGDKDEVGGEVPVDDVGGKVEVGGEVSVPVADVGDKDEDGVEVPVPVADVGGEIPLADVGGQFMDVDNIEENDVIMISSDDEEDDGIVQLSDEEEDDGIMQLSDGEEDDGVERVIHNFDKVISSSDSGGGQTMALPKLYVVNHIRANWENIVLQTPRGRTYSCLLKRRNPRKIDTPIHIAKDWYQYVKDHELKYRDVVHFRPVSTHNNLVNVTITRGQP
- the LOC130711512 gene encoding protein FAR1-RELATED SEQUENCE 5-like is translated as MPSFRGLTDGDKAQVDSLKLYGVRSCNIMGLLMGQKGGHESVGFLKKDLYNHVDKKKRISLGAGDAASALSYLQRKGEKDPMFFFKFTRSGEENLENLFWCDGTSRLDYQAFGDVIVFDSTYKKNKYNKPVVIFSGYNHHKETTIFACAMVCDETIETYKWVLKALDEAMFGKQPKAVVTDGDKSMREAVKVVFPNATHRLCGWHIQQNCLEKIKIPDFLNEFKTLIYGNFTPERFETKWLQVIEKYGIGEEKWIKQTYETRQMWATAFMREKFFAGIRTTSLCEGINSFIKRYVQCKNSILDFIYNFERVVEEYRHNELASDFKSSYGEPVLITALSHIEQGAAKLLTLNMFREVRHMIQRALNLNLVERSEIGTTVMIKFSICRHPNTQFLVIYDKNQNMFNCDCGFSEYVGIPCSHIICAMRTENMNEVPASLVSKRWLKTAKADSLQSIPAMEVDTDRMKMLRRGAIFAACNFLSEYGADDSSDFSNVIEDIYKLVMKFQKRRHPNSAATNLFVIGDPAVVKTKGAPRKKKYKKTKRLCSNCRKGGHTIKTCPTLFEGNEVGESFADAEEDEDSSVEIDGDNTADTPVPSLGGDNGGPSSMSTVKAKRKVGDRRTQKDVKRNTGSSQAMVSPTIEQPQADIEAPPMSFPSGFNLFPQFPASQILQSFHPFASYQQSPYGTQ